A section of the Etheostoma cragini isolate CJK2018 chromosome 12, CSU_Ecrag_1.0, whole genome shotgun sequence genome encodes:
- the LOC117954823 gene encoding SH2 domain-containing protein 1A-like, translating to MLHPHTLKHTHTHTHSLIGACLRGNMEMEGLLVRSIYYGRIGSGATESLLERFGHDGSFLLRDSETVHGAYCLCVRKAPYVHTYRIVRSAEGWCLQDSRVRPQNFRTLETLIESYRRGTGSDVGIAPLTNPLDKTQLQYTSSRQEIVYMETCSSSS from the exons ATGCTGCACCCTCACacccttaaacacacacacacacacacacactcacttataGGCGCCTGTCTCAGAGGCAACATGGAGATGGAGGGGTTGCTGGTCCGGTCTATTTACTACGGGAGAATTGGAAGCGGAGCCACAGAGAGCCTGCTGGAGAGGTTTGGACACGATGGCAGCTTTCTGCTGAGAGACAGCGAGACAGTGCACGGGGcctactgtctgtgtgtgag GAAAGCACCGTATGTGCACACCTACAGGATTGTTCGCTCTGCCGAGGGCTGGTGTCTTCAG GATTCAAGAGTCAGACCGCAGAATTTTAGGACCCTGGAAACACTGATAGAGAGCTACAGAAGGGGTACAGGCTCAGATGTCGGTATAGCCCCCCTCACAAACCCACTGGACAAAACCCAGCTACAGTACACCAGCTCTAGACAag AGATAGTCTACATGGAAACgtgtagcagcagcagctaa
- the LOC117954733 gene encoding uncharacterized protein CXorf38-like → MVREELAVRLNDKEYKNWLKAGRCLLILKDGLHPFINDQMRAFHRDLLNQNTLLRKPCVISCKPRGNKLFSACRMCSEWQTVILSHHRQPDATVNWDNCFPPNWRTDHWELAKAYMPRGQGKVKGADQCDASALLNLINYCDCFRSVDPKFVREVIRYRNELMHSYEFRVKDEWMSQYQATVKKVVRQFSHVPQMAKVGHQVEEMLSVDLSICVSGLDRMDSANMDGIECDSLSQWEASANLISQWEAELLQESLHGLLHAAADDTMTPDTEQLKKLCSFLQTNRDLGERFSEELQAINSLEARE, encoded by the exons ATGGTTCGCGAGGAGCTGGCGGTGCGTCTCAACGACAAAGAGTATAAAAACTGGCTGAAAGCTGGACGATGTCTTCTCATACTGAAGGATGGTCTGCATCCCTTCATAAACGACCAAATGAGAGCTTTCCATAGAGATCTGCTTAATCAAAACACTCTGCTACGGAAACCGTGTGTGATTTCTTGCAAACCCAGAGGGAATAAG CTTTTCTCAGCGTGCAGGATGTGTTCCGAGTGGCAGACAGTGATCCTAAGTCACCACAGACAACCAGATGCCACAGTGAACTGGGACAACTGTTTCCCTCCCAACTGGAGAACAGACCACTGGGAACTGGCCAag gctTACATGCCACGAGGTCAGGGGAAAGTCAAGGGGGCGGATCAATGTGATGCCTCGGCTCTGCTCAACCTAATCAACTACTGTGATTGTTTCCGATCTGTGGATCCAAAATTTGTGAGAGAG GTGATCCGGTACAGGAACGAGTTGATGCACTCTTATGAGTTCCGGGTGAAGGATGAATGGATGAGCCAATACCAAGCCACTGTGAAAAAGGTTGTGCGGCAGTTCAGCCACGTACCACAGATGGCGAAAGTTGGCCACCAGGTCGAGGAG ATGCTCAGCGTGGATTTGTCAATATGTGTCTCTGGTTTGGACCGAATGGATTCTGCTAACATGGATGGAATCGAGTGTGATTCTCTCAGCCAATGGGAGGCCAGCGCCAACTTAATTAGCCAATGGGAGGCTGAGTTGCTACAAGAAAGTCTGCACGGGTTACTtcatgctgctgctgatgataCAATGACTCCG gacactgagcagctgaaaaAACTGTGTAGTTTCCTCCAAACCAACAGAGATCTGGGTGAGAGGTTTTCTGAAGAGCTCCAGGCCATCAACTCACTAGAGGccagagaataa